A genomic stretch from Macadamia integrifolia cultivar HAES 741 unplaced genomic scaffold, SCU_Mint_v3 scaffold3043, whole genome shotgun sequence includes:
- the LOC122067656 gene encoding uncharacterized protein LOC122067656, with product MLSYGDRGLKGVGFIIQCFEHLGTIAPKLRDPEAFFFPIAMRWGDNQVLRARRHPPGIIARSLLKDLTKVTWRPFNDLIFLDLERLALVKHLSKHRVLFRGMWGDTWCLGERIVPQWSDIEPRPSPNLPPPTMHCPEIIPSDEIKHLGGGVWDDLFLD from the exons ATGCTGTCCTATGGAgacaggggcctcaagggggtaggtttcattattcag tgctttgagcacttggggaccatagctcccaaactgagggaccctgaggcattcttcttccctatagccaTGAGATGGGGAGATAATCAAGTGCTCAGGGCTCgacgccatcctccggggatcatcgctcgttctcttttgaaagATCTCACcaag gttacttggagaccattcaatgACCTCATATTTCTAGATCTTGAAAGATTAGCCTTGGTTAAGCACTTATCCAAGCACCGAGTCCTTTTTCGGGGAATGTGGGGTGACACCTGgtgtttgggagagagaatagtGCCCCAGTGGTCGGATATCGAGCCACGCCCTTCTCCcaatcttcctccacccactatgcactgcccagagatcatcccatcAGATGAGATCAAGCATTTGGGTggcggagtatgggatgacttaTTTCTGGATTAG